The following nucleotide sequence is from cyanobacterium endosymbiont of Braarudosphaera bigelowii.
TTTTTGTAGTAGAGGATAAAATATTAATGCTTTTGTTTTACCTAGAGGTAAAGTGTTTACGACTTTAGAAACAATTGCCAAGACTTCCTCAGAAACTGAAATTACTGGTTTATTAGCCCATGAACTGGCTAATTTTGCTTTGTCGCATGAATTTCAATAAATATATTAGTTAGTAGTATTATGGACTACATCCCTTGCATTGGAGGGTTGGCCAACAATTTAACAGTTCTGACTTATAGCCATAGTATGGAAAAACAAGCTAATTTGTTTGGAACAAGACTATTAGCAGCTACTGGATTTGTTGCAGATGAAGTTCATGATTCAATGGTAACAATAAATTTTGAACACAAAAATAATTGACTTACTTGATTATCAATACATACTGAACCTAATAATCGTATAAGATATATCGAAAGAAAAATTGTGTATAAAAGTTCAAACTATTTTGTATATGAAGGGGTAGAAAAGCATAAAAGAATTCGACAAAAGGTAGTTAAACTTTTACAAAATAACACAATAAACAAGTAGATCCTAGAGTTGGGTTGTTTTTAATAATTTATTGTTTTTATATGAGATATATAGAAATTGTTAATCAAATACTCTTAGAGGTTCATGATTTCTATATATAGTTTTTTAGTACATAAGGATATACAAAAAATAAAGTTTAATAGAGTTTATATTACTTTATGATATTTCAGTGTCATTATTCTAGAATAATTAGTCGTACTATTTGCTAAGTATAATCTTCAGAATAGAAACCATTATGAAAAATCAATTACCAATATTTGAAAAAATTTGGGAACAGAAATTAAATTGGAAGCCGACAAAAGAACAATTGGATCAGTGGGAAAAACTGTACCAGGAAATAATATTAATTAATGATAAAGTTAACCTAACCCGTATCGTACAACCTGAAGAATTCTGGGAAAAGCATCTTTGGGATTCTGTTACAGGAATTATTGGATTACAATTTTTTCAATATTCAAAAAAGATAAAAGTTATTGATATTGGTACAGGAGGTGGCTTTCCTGGGCTTCCTATTAATATCATTTTTCCAACATGGAATTTTACTTTTCTCGACTCTAGGCGAAAAAAAATAGAAGTTGTAAATTTTTTACTAAAGACATTAGGATTAAAAGACTCTTGGGCATTGACTGGTAGAGCAGAAAATATTGCTCATAATTCCGATTTTAGGGAAAAATATGATGTAGCTTTGATTCGTGCTGTAGGAAAATCTTCTACTTGTATTGAGTACATTCTACCATTTTTAACTATAGGGGGAATAGGAGTACTATATCGTGGCAACTGGGATATACAAGAGGAGTTGTCATTAAAGGTTACCTTAAAAAAGTTAGGAGGTAAACTAATTTCAGTTAAAGAATTAAAGACTCCTTTGACTGATAGTATTCGTAACTTCGTCTATATACAAAAAATTCAGCCAACTTCTAAGAATTTTCCACGTGATATTGGTATACCTAAACGTAATCCTTTATAGTTTCTAGTGAGTAATTTTAACTTGATTAATAAAAACTCTTTATAATAAATAAATGTTTTAGTAACAATCTCTACTTAATACAGTATACTCATTAAGATAATATAAGTTCCTTGATGTGATTATTTAATTTTAATAGGTAAATAGTCTACTATCGAAATTTATTAAAGAGAATATTTGCTGACAAATTATTAAGAAAAAGGCAATCATTATTAAATGATAGTAATTGTTTGTATTCATAATACATTTTAATAATTTATCTACTTTATAATAGTTTTGTAAACTATTACTTCTAAAAGATATTAGATAGATAAAACTAACTTTCTAAAGCTATTACTAATTAGTAGTAAACTATCTAATCAATTAACTAGTTGCCATATACTGAATAAATTGCACTATACGTCATATTAAAGCAGTAAATTCTTTTAAGAATTCTAATACCTTAGAATAAAAAACTTGATTTTTAGTAATTAATGCCCTCATTAGCTGATACCATAACTATTAAGTCAATCCCCAGCAAATCTTTAAAAAAATACGATTTAATAAGTAGTCTCTCTAGTACGGAGCCTATGTCAATCCTTCTACTTAAAGAAGCTATGACTAATTTATGTCGAGAACAAAACAAAATTCAAAATTTACTTAGTTCTCTGGGATTCGCTCTGAGAAGTTTTAACAATCTTAATCAGTTTTTAGAACTAGCGCCTCTAATGGCAGCAAGAGTGACTGATGCCGAAGGTAGTGCTTTAATATTAGTTAATAGTGATGGATACATATCACTTGAGCAGCTATATTGCCAAGACCGTCAAATGAATCAAGAGATTAGAGAAGCAATCTCCAGTGTTATTAATAAAACAAATAATAGACAAATAAAATCAATTTTGTCACCATCTCTAGATGAAAAAATTTCTAAAGTTTTAGGTAAAAGAATTTGTCTTTATAGTACTCCTATTTTGGTAAAGAATGTAGAGAGAGGACGTACTTATATTTTTAGTAGCAATTCAGAATATTTATGGACCCAAAATAAACGAAAGTTATTACAATTAGTTTCTGACCAAACGTCAGCAGCGATCACGAATGATGAGTTAACTATAGAATTACGTTCTAAAGAAAGACAAGATAGAGAGCTAGAAATTGCGTCGGAAATTCAATTACGTTTATTACCTCGTCAATGTCCCACTATTAAAGGAGTAAATTTAGCAGCTCGTTGTCAGACTGCCAGTCGAGTAGGAGGTGATTATTACGATTTTATTCCTACAAATTATGATCAATTTCTACAAAATAAGGAAATTAAACAAGATGAAAAATTTACCTGTGTACCTTGGAGTATCGTTATAGGGGATGTGATGGGGAAAGGAGTGCCTGCAGGATTAATCATGACTATGACTAGAGGTATGCTGAGAGCAGAAGTTTTACATCGTCATTCTCCTGCACAAATACTTCAACATCTTAATCATTTTATGTATGTTGACTTGGACAATTCTCATCGTTTTGTAACGTTATTTTATTCTGAATACAACCCTAAAACCGGTTGTCTTTCTTATAGTAATGCTGCTCACAATCCTCCCTTGCTCTGGAAGGCCATAACACATAGCATTCAAAAATTAGACACAGAAGGTATGTTAATTGGATTGGATCCTGATTCTCAGTATGAAAATGGTCAAGTACAACTTGCTTCTGGAGATGTAGTTCTCTACTATACTGATGGTTTTACAGATGCTGTTAATAAAAAAGGTCTTCGTTTTGACGAAAAAAACCTTATCAAGGTATTTGAGGAAGGATGCCAACGATATAGAAATTCCCAAGAAATTCTTGATTATGTATTTAATCAGATTGAAAATTTTATCGGTTCAGAGAATGATGACAATGATGATATGACTTTAGTTGTTATGCGGATAAAGTAGGAACAGGTGATTAAGTTTCTATCCTTTATTAAACTGATTCTACTATTAGAATGACTTATTTAATTCAGCAAACAAAAAAAATTGTAACGGCTGATCCCATACAAATCTATTAAAATAAGCGGGTAACGCGATTCGAACGCGCGACATTCACCTTGGCAAGGTGACGCTCT
It contains:
- the rsmG gene encoding 16S rRNA (guanine(527)-N(7))-methyltransferase RsmG, with protein sequence MKNQLPIFEKIWEQKLNWKPTKEQLDQWEKLYQEIILINDKVNLTRIVQPEEFWEKHLWDSVTGIIGLQFFQYSKKIKVIDIGTGGGFPGLPINIIFPTWNFTFLDSRRKKIEVVNFLLKTLGLKDSWALTGRAENIAHNSDFREKYDVALIRAVGKSSTCIEYILPFLTIGGIGVLYRGNWDIQEELSLKVTLKKLGGKLISVKELKTPLTDSIRNFVYIQKIQPTSKNFPRDIGIPKRNPL
- a CDS encoding GAF domain-containing SpoIIE family protein phosphatase, whose amino-acid sequence is MPSLADTITIKSIPSKSLKKYDLISSLSSTEPMSILLLKEAMTNLCREQNKIQNLLSSLGFALRSFNNLNQFLELAPLMAARVTDAEGSALILVNSDGYISLEQLYCQDRQMNQEIREAISSVINKTNNRQIKSILSPSLDEKISKVLGKRICLYSTPILVKNVERGRTYIFSSNSEYLWTQNKRKLLQLVSDQTSAAITNDELTIELRSKERQDRELEIASEIQLRLLPRQCPTIKGVNLAARCQTASRVGGDYYDFIPTNYDQFLQNKEIKQDEKFTCVPWSIVIGDVMGKGVPAGLIMTMTRGMLRAEVLHRHSPAQILQHLNHFMYVDLDNSHRFVTLFYSEYNPKTGCLSYSNAAHNPPLLWKAITHSIQKLDTEGMLIGLDPDSQYENGQVQLASGDVVLYYTDGFTDAVNKKGLRFDEKNLIKVFEEGCQRYRNSQEILDYVFNQIENFIGSENDDNDDMTLVVMRIK